The genomic interval CGGGCCAGCGTCTCGTACTCGCTCGCCGAGACGCAGAGGTCGCCCTTCCGGAGCGCGGCCTCGAACTCCTCGCGGGAGGCCTTCGAGTGGGCCTCTATCCACTCGGTCTCGGCGTACTCGTCGGGAATCTTGCTCATGCTCGTCATCACGGTCCGGATTCCGAACTTCTCGTGGAGGAGTCGCGCGATTCCCATCACCGTCCCGACCTGCTTTTTGTCCCAGACCGAGCCAGCGACGTGGAGCCACTCGGGTTCGTCGGCGTAGGTCTCCTCGAACTGCGAGAAGTCGATGGGACTGCCCGTCTGGACCGCGGCGTCGAGCGCCCACTCGACGACCGACTCGTCCATGAACTCCGCGCCGTACTCGGCCATCCCCTCCACGTCCACGGCGGCCTTGAACCACATCCCGTCGGCGAGGACCGCGTCAGTGATCTCGGTCTCGCGCTGGAACGCGTTTCGCCACCCGGTCTCGGCGTACTTGAACGGCAGCTGAAGGTCGTGGACGTTGACCACCACGTCGAACGGTTCGGGATGCTCGGTCCGGTGGCCGTCGAGCGAGAGCAGCCACTTGTAGAGGTCGGCGCGCCCCCGCCGGAGCTGGTCGACCACCACGTCGACGTACCCCAGTCGGTCGTAGATGGCCTCCCGGAGCGCCCGCAACTGCGTCTCGCTGTACCCAGACTCGGTGAACGCGCCCTGATGGTCCGACCCGTGCATGAACGGTTCGGCCGTTATCAGGGTCACCCGCTCGCGGTCGGCGTGGACGTACTCGGGGTCGTAGTTCGCCACCTCGGGCGGCGACAACAGCCAGTAGACGTGGAGGTCGGGGTCGATGTCGAGCCACTCGCCGACCCACACCACCGCGTCGTTGAGGGTGCCGTTCGCGGTCGCGTCGCCGGGCCGGTAGAGTTCCGGAACGATGAGCACGCGCATGGGTCCACCCCGATGGCCTCGAAGACGGGAGACTGACCCTTGAATCTGTCCGGCGACCGTGGTGGCGTTCGGTCGTCGCCTCGGTTGCCCCGGTCGCGCGAACCGTCCCCCGCCGTTCCGTGGTCGGTCCTCCCTCAACCGCCCCCCGCGGCTCGGCGGTCGGTCCTCCCTCGTTCGAGCGCTGACCGCGCCGACGCGTCGGCGCGGTCAGCGCGACCCGCAACAACCGATTTAGGCGCGCTCGGCGTACCGCGGGTATGCGCCCCGCAATTCAGCTCTACACGCTCCGCGCGCTCGACGAGCCCCTGCCCGACCTGCTGGCCCGGGTCGGCGACACCGCGTTCGAGGGGGTCGAGTTCGCCGGACTCGGCGACTCGACCCCCGAGGCGGTTCGGGACGCGCTCGACGACGCGGGCCTCGACGCGGCCGCCGCCCACGTCGGCATCGATGCCCTCGACGCCGACCTCGACGCCGCGGTCGAGACCTACAGAACGCTCGACTGCGACCGAATCGTGGTCCCGTGGCTCGACGAGTCGCACTTCACGAGTCGCGAGAGCGTCGCTGGGGTCGCGCGCAGGCTCGCGGAGCTCGACGCCCGCCTCGGCGACCGGGGGGTCTCGCTCGCGTACCACAACCACGACCACGAGTTCGTCGAGGTTGGAGCGACCACCGGGTTCGACATCCTCGTCGAGGAGACCGACCTCGACTTCGAACTCGACGCGGGGTGGGCGACGGCGGCGGGCCGCGACCCGATAGACCTGCTCTCGGACCTGCGCGGGCGCGTCCCGCTGGTCCATCTCAAGGACGTGTCGGGCGAAACCCCGGTCGAACTCGGCGACGGCGACCTCGACGCCGGGGGTTGCGTCCGGGCCGCCCGCGAGGCAGACGCCGAGTGGGTGGTGTACGAACACGACGACCCCGAGGACCCCGAGGCGTCGCTCGCACGCGGTGCGGAGACGCTGGCCGAGTTGCTCGGGTGAGTCACTCCCGGCGATACAACTCACGAGCACGGCAGGCGACCGCCCAGTCGCCCGGACTGGGGAGGGCGCAGGCGGTCAGCGCGACGAGCGCGACCGTCCCCGCGCGGTCGCCGGTCGCGAGGGGGTCGGGGAGGACGCCCGCGAGGACGAGCGCCAGCGGGAGGGCGAGCGCGAGCGGCGCGAGCGCGGCCCCGCGGACGACCCAGACGGGCGCGCTCGACGGCACTCGCTCGACCTCGACGCTGACGAGGCCGCCGGTGACGGCGTGCCCGAGCGTGCCGGACGCGGTCGGCCCGGCGTCGTCGCTCGGGAGGACGGTGACGGTGTAGGTCGCGTCGACGAGCGACAGCGGGACGACGTGGAGGAGTTCGTGGACGAAGACGCCCACAGCGAGGGTAACGAGCAGGACGACGCCGAGGACGAGCAGGTGGAGGGGGTCGAGCATCGGGTCGAGCGGCGCTGCTCAGTCGGGGGACTCAACTGTTGCGGAATCCGGCTGGCAGGTCGCGTTCGACCCTGCGGTCTTCGTCGCCTCCGTGGTCACTGTGCGCTCTGCGGTTGCGGTGGCCTCCGTGGTCACTGTGCGCTCCGCGGTTGCGGTGGCCTCCGTGGCGCGCTCGGGATGGCCGACGGCGATTCGGCGTCGAGGGGTTCGGACGCGTCCGAACCCCTCGACGCCACCCCGGATGCGGAACCGAAGCGACGGACCACCGACGGCCGAATCGAACCTCAATCTGCCTAGGGATAGTAATCAATCACGACATAGAACGAGTAATCAAATACGACACAGGTGTGGCACCGATAAGTTTATCAATACTCCCTTACGGTTGATATACTGTAGCACGGCAAGGGTGAGCACATGTCATATAGATACGCAGTTGACGACGGATTCGAGGTCGAGACGCAATCGACGGACGGCCGGAGTTCGACTCGGCCCGGGGTCGAACCGCACGCGGTAACGGGGGGTCACGATGGCCGCTGAGACGTTCGGTCTGATCTCGCTGGTGCCGCCGTTGCTGGCCATCGTTCTCGCGATAGTAACCCGGAAGCCGATACTCTCGCTGTTCCTCGGCATCTGGTCGGGAGCCGTGATATTCACCGGCGGGCACGGCTTCGTCCAGACCCTCGAATGGGTCGCCGGGTCCATCGGCGACGAGAGCCTGTTCAACCCGAAGATCATGATGATCGTGCTGTTCCTCGGGGCCGGGGTCGCGCTCATCTGGCGGCTCGGCGGCGCGGCCGCCATCGCCAACGCCGCGACCTCGCGGTTGGACACCCAGCGCAAGGTCGGGCTGGGAACGTGGATATTCGGCATGCTGTGGTTCTTCGGCGACTACTCCAACACCGCCATCGTCGGGACCACGATGCGCGAGATCGCCGACGAGATGCGCATCTCCCGCGAGAAGCTGTCGTACATCATCGACTCGACCGCCGCGCCGGTCGCGACGTTCGGGATTTCGAGCTGGGTGGTCTACCAGCTCAGCATGATACGCGAGGGGTACGACGCCGCCGGAATCGAAGCCGGTGCCGACGCCCCCGCCGCGTTCGCGCTCTTCTTACAGAGCGTGCCGTTCAACATGTACTGCATCTTCGCGGTGGTGATGGTCGGCATCATCGTCATCACCCAGCGCGACTTCGGCGAGATGCTCGACGCCGAACACCGCTCGTGGAAGGAGGGCAAGGTCCTCCGGGACAACGCGGTGCCGATGCAGAGCGCCGAGGACAGCCTCGGCGAGATGCTGACCGACTCGCCCCAGCTCCGGTACTTCCTCGTGCCCGTGGGGTCGCTCATCGTCGTCGTGTTCAGCGGCGCTATCTACACCGGCCTTCAGGGTGCGGAGTCCGGCGCGTCGGTGCTCGACATCGTGGGCGGGGCCGACTTCGTCAGCGCGCTCCTCTGGGGCACGTTCACGATGGTCTCGGTCGGAATCATCATGGGCGTCGTCGGCGGGCTGGCCGACCTCGACGAGGCGATGGAGACGGTCATCGACGGCTTCAGCATGATGCTGACCGCCCTCTCCATCCTCGTGATGGCGTGGACCATCGGGACGGTCACCACCGAACTCGGGACCGGCGTCTACGTCACGAACGTCGCAGAGCAGTTCGTGACCCCGATGCTCCTGCCCATCGTCGTCCTGCTGGCGTCGGCGCTCATCGCGTTCTCGACCGGCACCTCGTGGGGCACGATGGCAATCGTCACGCCCATCGCGGTCCCGCTGGCGTGGAGCGTCGGCAGCGGGACGCCCGAACTCCTGCCCGCCGCAATCGGGACGGTGTTCAGCGGAGCCATCTTCGGCGACCACTGCTCGCCCATCTCCGACACCACCATCCTGTCCTCGACGTTCACGGGCGCAGACCACATCGACCACGTCAGGACCCAGATGTACTACGCGGTGACGGTCCTCAGCGTCGCCATGGTGATGCTGTTGGTCTGGGGCGCGACCAACGTCACGCCGCTGGTCCTGCTTCCGGTCGGCGTCGGCCTGCTCTACGGCCTCGTCTACGCGCTCTCGGAGTGGGACGCCAACCGCAAGGGCGTGGTTCCGCAGGCCGGACGCGCACCGCAAGAAGTGTCGGCGTCGGACGACTGAGTAGTCGCGCGACCCACCGATTCGCCGAGCTTTTTTCGAATCCGTCGAAGTCCCCTGTGGTCTTGCGAGCGACGACAGGTATTTCAGTCGGGGCGTGCGATTTTAACCCATCCATGGCCGCGTTCACGCACATGGACACATCATCATCCAGCCCCTCACAGGGGCAGTTCATCACTCATGGACGATACAGCCAAATACGTCATTCACGCCGACATCACCGCCGACGGGGTGGTAGAGCGGAGTGACGTCGTCGGGGCGGTCTTCGGACAGACCGAGGGCCTGCTCGGCGACGACCTCGACCTCCGCGACCTCCAGCAGTCGTCGAAACTCGGCCGCATCGACGTGGACGTAGACAGCCAGAACGGCCAGTCGTTCGGCACCATCACCATCGCGTCCAGCCTCGACAAGGTCGAGACCTCCATCCTCGCCGCGGCGCTCGAAACCATCAGTCGCGTCGGTCCGTGTCGCGCCAGCGTCTCCACCGCGGGCATCGAGGACGTGCGGGCCGCCAAGCGCCGGACGGTGGTCGAGCGCGCGAAGGAACTCCTCTCCGAATCGTTCGACGAGGACGTGATGACCTCCCGCGAAATCTTAGAGGAGGTCCGCCAGAGCGTCCGCGTCGAGGACATCGCCGACTACGAGGGCCTGCCCGCGGGACCCCGGGTCGAAGACAGCGACGCCATCGTCGTGGTCGAGGGCCGGGCCGACGTGCTCAATCTCCTGCGCTACGGCGTCAAGAACGCGGTCGCGGTCGAGGGGACCAACGTCCCCGACGCGGTCGCAGACCTCACGCAGGGCCGGACCGTCACCGCGTTCCTCGATGGCGACCGGGGCGGCGACCTCATCCGGAAGGAACTCGCGCAGGTCGGGGACATCGACTACGTGGCGGTCGCGCCCGGCGGCAAGTCGGTCGAGGACCTCGCGCGCCACGAGGTCATGTCGGCGCTCCGGAGCAAGCGCCCGTTCGACGAGGCCGAGTCCGAGGTCGGCGGGGAGTCCGAGGCCGACGACCCCGAACCGCAGGACGAGGGCACGGAGGTCGTGGACGCCGACGCCGCGAGCGCCGGGGCCGACGGCGGGACCGACGCGACCGGGAACACCGCCGCGACCGACGGTAGCGCCCGCCCCGCGCCCGAGACCGACTCCGGCGTCGGCCCGGACGCGTCCGGGCCGACGCCCGACCCCGAGACCGAGTCGCCAAGCGTCGAGTCGACCGCGGAGTCGGCGAGCGCCGACTCCGCGGTCGGACCGACCGACGAGACCGGCGAACCGACCGCCGACGACCCGGACGCGGCGGCCGAGTCGGCCGCCGCGTCCGAACCCGCGACCCTCCGGGGACACGTCGAGGGCGTCGTCGACGCCGAGACGGGGGCCGCGCGCCTGCTCGACGAATCGTTCGCGACGCTCGCGGAAGTGGCCGCCGAGGACGCCTTCGACGCCGTCAAGGAGGCCGACGAGGTCCCCTACGCGGTGGTCCTCGACGGGACGCTCGAACAGCGCGTGCTGGACGTGGCGGCCCAGCGCGGGGTCGGGCAGGTCGTCGCGGCCGACCTCGGCGAGTTCGTCAAACAGCCCGCCGACGTGCGGATTCGGACCGCCGACCAGTTCTAGAGGCGGCGGTTCTTCTCTAAAAACCATCCTCCTCAAACACCACCAATCTAATCATGAAAAACACTATCACATATTATATGATAGGGCTACCCAAATGGATGAAAGACCGGTTTCGGAATTCATAGAGGAAACGCCAGGAATTGAGATTCACCAAGAGATAGAATCTCTCAAGATTTCACTAGAGATTCAGAAGGGGAATTTTGAAGAACTACAGTCTAAACATCAGGAATTCAGAAATTTCGATGCGAACGACTGGGGGAAAACTAATCAAGCAGAACTAATAAAACAGGAATATTTCCGCCCTTTCCATAATTATGTGGCGAGTATATATACGGTGATTAAACACAGCCAACGTATTGTAGATAATTTTGGAGGAGACGACTTGTATTCAGAATATACGAATGAAATAGTGGAGATGGAATTAGATGAGTTAGGTGAATTCCTCCGTCAACTCCGCCATTATACACAGAAGCGTAAGGTTCCTCCTGTCGAAACTGAAACTACGGTTTCAGAAACAGGACTGGAGTTCCGGTTGTACATCTCAAAAGAGCAAATGTTAGACTGGGATGAATGGAACAGTGACGCAAAATCCTACTTAGAAAGTATACCTTCTAGGATACTACTTTTAGATGTTATTGAGGAATATCAAAATAGGAGTGAAGAGTTTTATGATTGGTTTTTCAGGTATATTCGGTTCTATTTCAAAGATGAATTGGAAGAGACACTAGAAAGAATATTTTTTGTTGAAACTATGAAATCGAGCATGCCTGAACCTAAAATTGAGAAGCAGAGAGAACCATTTCTCCATGGTTATAGAGAAAAAGAAGTGATGCAGATGCCCGCGATTCCAATGGAATACATGCATCCATACGATCCAGAAAATATATTGAATGGATTATGAACCCTCTTCTGTTTCTCGACCCAGCACGATTCCCGCGCTCCCGTCGGCGTAGAACCCCTCCTCGCGGTCGACCTCCTCGAATCCCAGCGACTCGTAGAGCCGTCTCGCGGCGTCGTTCTCGGGGTGGACCGCGAGCCGGACCCGGGAACACCCCGATTCGCGCAGGCGGTCGAAGGCGGCCCCGAGGAGCCGCCGCGCCCGGCCCTCGCGCCTGCACTCGGGCGCGACCACCAGCTCGGCGACGTAGCCCGCTTCGCCGTCGTGAAACGCCACGAGGTAGCCGACCGGGTCGTCGCCGTCGGTGGTCACGAGCACGAGCGGCGGGCCCTCGATAGCGTAGTCGAGCAGGGGAGGATTCGGCTCGCGGAGGTGGGACTGGAGGTCGCGCAGTCGGTCGCGGTCGTCGGGGCGGGCGTCTCGAATCACGGCAGGACGACCACCGCGAGGCCAGCGCCGACGAGCGCGCCGGTCAGGGTGGCGAGGAAGTTGACGGCCTGATTGCCCAGCCGGTCGCCTTCGAGGGTCGCGCCGAGCAGGCTGTCCATCGTCATCCCGCCAGCGCCCGCGAGGACGATGACGACCGCGCCGAGGGTCCCGACCTCCTCGAACAGGACGACCGCGATTGCCGCGACGACCGTTGCGCCCGCGATTCCGGCGAGCTCGCCCTGCCACGTCACCGCGCCGTCGGTGCCGGGTTCGACGCGTTCGAGCGTGGTGATGAGCCGCGGCTGGTCGAACACGCCGCCGATTTCCGAGGAGAGGGTGTCGCTCATCGCGGTCGCCATGCTCCCCGCGAACGCGAACAGGAAGAGGCTGCCTTCGACCGGGAGCCTGCCGCGGGCGGCGTACGCGAGGACCGCGACCAGCGCGACCGCGGCGTTCCCGAGGACGTTGCCGGTCCCGCGCGCGCCCTCGTTGTCCTCGGCGACGCCCCGGGCCTTCTTCTGCTCGTAGCGGAACTTGGTCGAGAGGCTCCCGATGCCGAAGAACGCGATGAGGACCGCGAACCACGCGTAGCCCCCGAGGACGATGGTGAGCATCGCGAGCAGCGCGCCGGTCAGCATGCCCGGAATCGAAGCGGTGTCGAGCGCCCACGAGATGTAGCCAAAGAGCGCGGTCACCGCGATGGCGACCGCGATGGTCTCGACGGTCACCGACACGGCGAGGTCGGCGAACAGCCACAGCAGGAACGCGACCGACAGCATCACCAGCGGGTCGTCGCGGGCGAACAGCACCGACCGGAGGAGTCCGGCGACGAGCGCGCCGCTGGCCGCGAGGAACACGATTTCGGGGAGGCCGACGCCCGCGGCGTACCCCTCGATTTCGAGCGCGAGGACCTGCCCCCCGACCGCCGCCAGCAGGGCCCCGGCGACGAACGCGCCGGTCCGGGCGATGGGCGAGGCGTCGAACCGCCACGACGCCTGCTGGGCGAGGTTGCCGTAGCCGACCACGAGGACGCTGGCGACGAACACCCTGGTCGGCAGGCCGAGCGTCGTCGAGAGCAGGGCGACCCCGGCCGCCGCGAAGGCGAATCCGGCTAGCCCGTGGAGCCGACCCGCCTGTCGGTCCGACGGCCGGGCGAACAGCTCGAAGGCCGGGCCGTCGGTGACCGACAGCGCCGCCACGGCGACCGCCCCGAACGCGACGGCGGTCGCCCAGCCGAACGTGGGGGCCGCCAGCGCCAGCGTCGAGACCGCGGCGTAGGCCGCCGCGCGCCGAACTCTCGTGGTCACGTTATCGTCCGTTTCCCCCGATGGCTATTTAATCCTCCCGAAGCCGCGAGACGCGGCGGCGTGCGGCCGTCTGACGGGTGTCGGACGGCACAGCGTCGTTCACGGTCGTTTTCGATTCGCGGTCGCTCCCGACGCTTCGACCGCACTTGCGAACCCCGTCTGTTCTGCTCGGCGCGCGCTGGCGCGGTCTCGCGGTTTGAGGCCGCGCCATCGTTCGCGCGAGGGATGAGTATCGCAGGCGACGAACGAAGTGAGTCGCCGAGAAACGCAGTCGGTTGGGGAGGTTCGTGGCTTGCGGCCGCGGTGCTGTGCGGTCTTCTAGGTACCGGGAGTAGCTAGCTTCTCGCTGGTCGAACAGTTGCGCTCACCGCCGACGAGACCCGCATCCACTTCACCGCCGACGAGACCCGCATCTACTCCCGAGTGTCGCGGTCCGTGACGTTTAGGGCGGTCGCCCCCGAACCCCCTCCAGTGGGACTGTACGACCGCTATCTCGCCGCCCGCCTGCGCCGCCACGACGCCGACTCGCCCGGGCACGTCGCCGTGGTCATCACCGAGCGCGACCTGCTCGAACAGGGCGCGTACCGCACGCTGGAGGACTTCTTCGAGTGGGCCTTCGAGTACGCCGCCGAGCGCGTGACGGTGTACGTCAGCGTGCTCGACCCGGGCGCGGTGCCGACGCTGGAGCGCGAACTCGAACGCGTCAGTGCCCCCCGCGACCTCGCGGTCCGCGGCCCGGAGGACACCCAGCGCGCCGACGCGCCCATCCAGCTCTCCATCGGCCTCGGCGGCAAACACGAGTTCGCCGGGGCGGTCCGGAAGATAGCCGGGGACGTCGAGTCTGGCGACCTCTCGCCCGACGAGGTGGGCGAATCGGAGGTCGAGGAACACCTCGTGTTCCCCGAGAACCCCGATTTGGTCATCAAGACCGGCGCGGAGCGCCTCTCCGATTTCATGATCTGGCAGTCGGTCTACTCGGAGCTGTACTTCACCGACGTGAACTGGCGGGACTTCCGGAAACGGGACTACCTGCGGGCGTTGCTGGACTACAAGAACCGACAGCGGCGGTTCGGGCGGTAGGCCGACGGTCTCCCGGTCACTCGGCCGTCTCCTCGGCCTCTAGCTCCTCGACGCTGGTCCCCTCTGGCAGTTTGTCCCGGAACTTCTCGATGACCCCCCGGGCC from Halorussus salilacus carries:
- a CDS encoding glycosyltransferase, with amino-acid sequence MRVLIVPELYRPGDATANGTLNDAVVWVGEWLDIDPDLHVYWLLSPPEVANYDPEYVHADRERVTLITAEPFMHGSDHQGAFTESGYSETQLRALREAIYDRLGYVDVVVDQLRRGRADLYKWLLSLDGHRTEHPEPFDVVVNVHDLQLPFKYAETGWRNAFQRETEITDAVLADGMWFKAAVDVEGMAEYGAEFMDESVVEWALDAAVQTGSPIDFSQFEETYADEPEWLHVAGSVWDKKQVGTVMGIARLLHEKFGIRTVMTSMSKIPDEYAETEWIEAHSKASREEFEAALRKGDLCVSASEYETLARTWFEQAASGQVLVARDRPWIYDAIPREYRLAGDLDELPELAVWAVEHWDEAVAESRRMLEHAKEIRDPERSGRRTYDDMARRVEAKVEADDPAVDDNDRIVGQALAELGDSFALDDLNEATAAYTDHGDPILSGKCALSEIVFALRRRGYEDAGNPGTPVFERTE
- a CDS encoding sugar phosphate isomerase/epimerase family protein, whose amino-acid sequence is MRPAIQLYTLRALDEPLPDLLARVGDTAFEGVEFAGLGDSTPEAVRDALDDAGLDAAAAHVGIDALDADLDAAVETYRTLDCDRIVVPWLDESHFTSRESVAGVARRLAELDARLGDRGVSLAYHNHDHEFVEVGATTGFDILVEETDLDFELDAGWATAAGRDPIDLLSDLRGRVPLVHLKDVSGETPVELGDGDLDAGGCVRAAREADAEWVVYEHDDPEDPEASLARGAETLAELLG
- a CDS encoding Na+/H+ antiporter NhaC family protein, whose amino-acid sequence is MAAETFGLISLVPPLLAIVLAIVTRKPILSLFLGIWSGAVIFTGGHGFVQTLEWVAGSIGDESLFNPKIMMIVLFLGAGVALIWRLGGAAAIANAATSRLDTQRKVGLGTWIFGMLWFFGDYSNTAIVGTTMREIADEMRISREKLSYIIDSTAAPVATFGISSWVVYQLSMIREGYDAAGIEAGADAPAAFALFLQSVPFNMYCIFAVVMVGIIVITQRDFGEMLDAEHRSWKEGKVLRDNAVPMQSAEDSLGEMLTDSPQLRYFLVPVGSLIVVVFSGAIYTGLQGAESGASVLDIVGGADFVSALLWGTFTMVSVGIIMGVVGGLADLDEAMETVIDGFSMMLTALSILVMAWTIGTVTTELGTGVYVTNVAEQFVTPMLLPIVVLLASALIAFSTGTSWGTMAIVTPIAVPLAWSVGSGTPELLPAAIGTVFSGAIFGDHCSPISDTTILSSTFTGADHIDHVRTQMYYAVTVLSVAMVMLLVWGATNVTPLVLLPVGVGLLYGLVYALSEWDANRKGVVPQAGRAPQEVSASDD
- the dnaG gene encoding DNA primase DnaG, with the translated sequence MDDTAKYVIHADITADGVVERSDVVGAVFGQTEGLLGDDLDLRDLQQSSKLGRIDVDVDSQNGQSFGTITIASSLDKVETSILAAALETISRVGPCRASVSTAGIEDVRAAKRRTVVERAKELLSESFDEDVMTSREILEEVRQSVRVEDIADYEGLPAGPRVEDSDAIVVVEGRADVLNLLRYGVKNAVAVEGTNVPDAVADLTQGRTVTAFLDGDRGGDLIRKELAQVGDIDYVAVAPGGKSVEDLARHEVMSALRSKRPFDEAESEVGGESEADDPEPQDEGTEVVDADAASAGADGGTDATGNTAATDGSARPAPETDSGVGPDASGPTPDPETESPSVESTAESASADSAVGPTDETGEPTADDPDAAAESAAASEPATLRGHVEGVVDAETGAARLLDESFATLAEVAAEDAFDAVKEADEVPYAVVLDGTLEQRVLDVAAQRGVGQVVAADLGEFVKQPADVRIRTADQF
- a CDS encoding GNAT family N-acetyltransferase, with amino-acid sequence MIRDARPDDRDRLRDLQSHLREPNPPLLDYAIEGPPLVLVTTDGDDPVGYLVAFHDGEAGYVAELVVAPECRREGRARRLLGAAFDRLRESGCSRVRLAVHPENDAARRLYESLGFEEVDREEGFYADGSAGIVLGRETEEGS
- a CDS encoding DUF92 domain-containing protein, which produces MTTRVRRAAAYAAVSTLALAAPTFGWATAVAFGAVAVAALSVTDGPAFELFARPSDRQAGRLHGLAGFAFAAAGVALLSTTLGLPTRVFVASVLVVGYGNLAQQASWRFDASPIARTGAFVAGALLAAVGGQVLALEIEGYAAGVGLPEIVFLAASGALVAGLLRSVLFARDDPLVMLSVAFLLWLFADLAVSVTVETIAVAIAVTALFGYISWALDTASIPGMLTGALLAMLTIVLGGYAWFAVLIAFFGIGSLSTKFRYEQKKARGVAEDNEGARGTGNVLGNAAVALVAVLAYAARGRLPVEGSLFLFAFAGSMATAMSDTLSSEIGGVFDQPRLITTLERVEPGTDGAVTWQGELAGIAGATVVAAIAVVLFEEVGTLGAVVIVLAGAGGMTMDSLLGATLEGDRLGNQAVNFLATLTGALVGAGLAVVVLP
- a CDS encoding undecaprenyl diphosphate synthase family protein; translation: MGLYDRYLAARLRRHDADSPGHVAVVITERDLLEQGAYRTLEDFFEWAFEYAAERVTVYVSVLDPGAVPTLERELERVSAPRDLAVRGPEDTQRADAPIQLSIGLGGKHEFAGAVRKIAGDVESGDLSPDEVGESEVEEHLVFPENPDLVIKTGAERLSDFMIWQSVYSELYFTDVNWRDFRKRDYLRALLDYKNRQRRFGR